The Candidatus Bathyarchaeota archaeon DNA window TGTTAGCCGGAACCTAGTGCGTAGTACCGTTTGTTTCACATTAATTGGGATTAGCCTTTGCTTTGTGGTGGCGATGGGTGGAATGGAGGCAGGGGTAACCCAAGGAGTAATTAATACTGTAACCGCATTTTTAGGAACAGATGCTATTGTCTTCACTAATGAGGCTGTAGACCGAACCCATTATTCTCAGAAGCTACTCAATATTGATCAAGGTACAATTATTGAATCTGTCGCACCTTCTATGCATGTTCGATCTGTTATAAGAAACATAGACGATTCTGACTTGAATTCTACAGTTTCTTTGAATGCCATAGACATAAGGGTGTATCCTAGGGTTATGAACATGAGTTTTACTGTGGATACTCCTTCAGATGTTTACCGTCAACTTAAGCGTACCGACACTTTGATATTAGCGAAACCACTCGCTGAAAGCCTCGGTAACTTAACCGTAGGCGACAAAGTGGAGATGATGATAGTAGAGAAACATACCCTAACGTATTATGATTCAGAGCTGAAACAGAATGTTACTATTACTTATAAGACTCCAGCTTGGAAAACTTTCAGAGTAATTGGTATAGTCGATATTCAAGCGGCGCCTTGGGTCAATAGTAAAACAGCCTATATTTCGTATCAAACGTTGAACAAGAACTTCCCTGACGACGAGGAGAAGGCTGATACATTCTATATTAGAGTAAAATCTGACTATGTAAACAATCTTGAATATGTGAAAAAGCGCCTAGAAGAACGCCTTAAACGTGATGGAGCGACCGTTATAACTCGAGCTGACTTAGTAGAATATATTGAATCGGAGGTACACGAAACCTTCTTATCTCTTAATGCCATTACAGACTTCTCCCTTATAATCGCAATCTTGGGCATGACTACAATCATGGTAATGAATGTTTCAGAACGGCGGCGAGAAATTGGAATTATGAAGGCACAGGGAACTACAAACACTCAGATTTTAAAAGTGATCTTGGGAGAAGCATTATTGCTTGGTTTGATTGGGTATGCAATTGGTGTCACTTCTGGATTAGTTATTCTCAAAGGAATAACAGCAAGGGGATATCTCGAGTTTCATGTACCCTTTATAATGCCCTATGGAACGATTAAGAACGTGTTTTTCATTACCTTGGGTATCTGTTTTCTCAGCGCTTTAATTCCAATGATTCGAGCTTTCAAAATGACTATCATTGACGCGATCAAATTGAGAGAGTGAAATGGCGTATGGAAGATGCTCCAGTTCTTAAAGTTGAAAATCTTGTAAAAACATATAAACTTGGCGCAGTCGAAGTTAACGCCCTACGAGGTGTCAATTTAGAGGTTAAAAAAGGGGAATTCGTGGCTGTCATGGGTCCCTCTGGATCCGGTAAAACTACTCTTCTCAATCTCATTGGAGCTTTAGACAAGCCGACAAAGGGGAAAGTATACATCGATGGGAAAGACATCACTACCATGCACGGCCGAGCTTTGACAAAGCTGCGGAGACACACTATTGGATTTGTCTTTCAATTTTACAACTTAATTCCAGTTTTGACCGCATACGAAAACATTGAGTTACCCCTACTGGTTGCGGGAGTCTCAGGAAAAGACCGTAAAAAACGCGTCAAAGAACTGCTGGATTTAGTTGGATTGACTTCTAGAGCGAAACATCGCCCCGACGAACTTAGCGGAGGTGAACAACAGCGAGTTGCAATCGCCCGCGCACTAGCTAATCGCCCGAAATTAATACTTGCAGATGAGCCGACAGGGGATCTGGATTCTAAAACGGGTCGAGAAGTTATCTTAGCGTTGCGAGATCTTTGCAAACGTGAGGGGGTTAGTGTGCTTGTAATTACACATGATCCCATAGTAGCTGAAATGGCTGATCGTGTTCTTTTGATAAGAGATGGACAATTTATAGGTGAGAAAACTTCATTGCGTTCTAACTAGTTTTAAGTTTTGCCGCTGAATATTACTTGGATTATATCATTGCTTGCAGCCTACAGATCCGATCCTTCAAGTATTGTTAAATGGCAAATAATTCATCGTAACGGCTAAAAGCTTCTAATTCAATTGCCTTAAAATTTTCCCGGCGTGGGAGAGGAAAGCTCTAAAAATATTGTAAGCACATGAAAAATAAGTTTTAAACTTAAATTAGGAAGGGAGGA harbors:
- a CDS encoding ABC transporter ATP-binding protein, with translation MEDAPVLKVENLVKTYKLGAVEVNALRGVNLEVKKGEFVAVMGPSGSGKTTLLNLIGALDKPTKGKVYIDGKDITTMHGRALTKLRRHTIGFVFQFYNLIPVLTAYENIELPLLVAGVSGKDRKKRVKELLDLVGLTSRAKHRPDELSGGEQQRVAIARALANRPKLILADEPTGDLDSKTGREVILALRDLCKREGVSVLVITHDPIVAEMADRVLLIRDGQFIGEKTSLRSN